The DNA segment AACCTCCACCTAATTCATCAGAAAGTTTTGCTGCTCTTTCAAGAAGTCTTGAGTGTAGATAGAATACGTCTCCAGGATATGCCTCTCTTCCAGGTGGTCTTTTTAATAGAAGGGACATTTCTCTATAGGCAACAGCATGTTTTGTAAGGTCATCATATACTATTAATACATGTTCCCCTTTGTCCATAAAATATTCTCCCATAGCAACTCCTGCATATGGTGCCATATATTGTAATGGTGCTGCTTCAGAAGCTGTAGCTGCTACTATTGTAGTATATTCCATAGCTCCTAAATCTTCTAATTTTTTATAAATTTGAGCTACTGTAGATCTTTTTTGTCCAATAGCTACATAGATACATTTTACTCCTGTACCTTTTTGGTTAATGATAGCGTCAACTGCAACAGCAGTTTTTCCTGTTTGTCTATCTCCAATTATAAGTTCTCTTTGTCCTCTACCAATAGGAACCATTCCGTCAATTGATTTTATTCCTGTTTGTAGTGGTTCAAATACTGGTTTTCTTGATATTATTCCTGATGCTTTTCTTTCAAGTTCCATGTATTTAACAGGAGTGATTTCTCCTTTTCCGTCAATAGGTTCTCCTAAAGCGTTAACTACTCTTCCTAAAAATTCTTCACCAGCTGGTATTGAAACTATTCTACCAGTTGATTTTACTTCGTCTCCCTCTCTGATTTGAGAGAAATCTCCGAATATAATAACCCCTACGTTATTTTCTTCTAGGTTAAGTACCATTCCCATTATTTTGTTAGGGAATTCTAGTAACTCTCCAGCTTTTGCATCGCTAAGTCCATAAACTCTGGCAATACCGTCTCCTACTTCCAATACAGATCCTGAAGTTTTAATATCAAGGCTTTTTTTATAGTTTTCTATTTCAGTTTTTATAATATTACTAACCTCTTCTGGTCTGATTCTCACCTAATACACCTCCAATATGTGTATGTTAATTTTGTTTAGCCAATGTTGATAGTTGAGTTTTAATAGTTCCATCTATTATTTTATCTCCTATTTTTAGGATTCCTCCACCTATTATTGACTTATCTACATTTACTTTAATATTTACTTTTTTCTTTGTACTCTTTTCCAAATTAGCTACAAGTTTAGCTTTTTGAGCTTCAGTAAGTTCCATAGCAAAAGTAGCTTCTACATCTAAAATTTGATTTTTTGCATAATATATTTTTAGATATTCTGCCACAATCTCTCTTATATCAGAAACTCTTCCCTTATCTAATAGATAAAATAATATGTTTTTTACCTCTTGAGATTCATCAACAAAAATTTTATCTAAAAAGCTCTTTTTCTCTTCCAATGAGATTAATGGGTGGTCTATAAGATTTTTAAACTCTTTATCTTTTAGATACATTTCCATTAAACTGTTAAGTGCTTCGTATATCTCTTGTAAATTATTATTAGATTCTCCTACAGAAAAGATAGCTTCTGCATATCTTCTTCCGACTTTATTGTCTGCCATTATAGTTCTCCCATTTCATCTATAAAGTTATCTACAAGAGCACTTCCTTTTTTAGAATCTAATTTTTCGTTTATGATTTTTTCAGCAAGTTGGATAGCAAGTTTTTGCATTTCTTCTTTTACTTCTTTTCTTGCTCTTTCTTTCATTTTTACAACTTCTATTTCAGCACTTTTAAGCATTTTATCTCTTTGGAATGTAGCACTTTTTATTATTTCTTCTCTTCTTTCATCTGCTTTTTTCTCAGCATTTGTAATTATTTCATGAGCTTCATCTTTAGCTTCTCTTAATATTATTTTAGCCTTTTCTATTTCAGAATTAGCTATTTCTCTATCTTTTTTAGCTTCCTCTAAATCTCCTGATATTTGTTCTCTTCTCTCTTTTAAGATTTTAGCTAATGGTTTTTTAAAGAATTTATTAAACACAACTACTAAAATAAAGAAGTTTATTATTTGCCAAAACATATTGATATCAATTGAAATAGCGGGCATTGTTTGTGCTGCCAAAATGCTCCCTCCTTTCCATTTTTAAAATATCAATTCATTAGTTTGCTAACATTGATATAAATGGATTTGCATATAGTAATATCATTGCAACAACTAGAGAGTAAATACCTGTTGACTCAGATATCGCTTGTCCTAAAATCATTGTAGAAATTATATCTCCTTTAGCTTCTGGTTGTCTTGCTACAGCTTCTACTGCTTTACCAGCTGCATAACCTTCTCCAATCCCTGGTCCTAATCCAGCTATCATTGCACATCCTGCACCTACTGCTGACGCTGCTAAAACTACTGTTTTTGCTAATAACATATCCATATTGTTTTACCTCCTAAAATTTTTATTTTTTATATTAATTATTTACCAACTCATTAGGCTCAGAATCACCTAATGCTCCTTGTATATGTACAAGGGCTAGCATTGTAAATACAAAACTTTGTACCGCTCCACTGAATAAGTCAAAATATAAATGAAGTGGTGCTGGTATTACTGCTGGAACAGCTTTATATAAAAGTCCTAATATAACCATTCCTGCGAACATATTTCCAAACAATCTGAAAGACATATTTACTGGTTTAGCTAACTCTCCAATTATATTAAGTGGTAATAATATTGGTACTGGTTCTGTAAAACCTTTAAAATATCCTAACACACCTATCCTTGATATATTAGTTCCAACAAATACTATTGTTGTCAATAAAGCTAATCCAACTGTAGTATTCAAATCTGCTGTTGGAGCTCTAAAAGCTGGAGCTAATACCATTCCTGTGGCATCTTTTGAAAGCCAAGGTATTGGGAAAAACGTTAGAATATTTCCTGTAAATATGAACAGACACAAACAAGAAATAAAACTGAAGTATTTCTTTTTCCATTTACCTATCATCTGATTTATAATTCCGTCTAAGAAATTATATAATGACTCAAGTAAGATTTGTAATTTAGATTCTGGAACTAGCTTCATATTTCTTGTTCCCATCTTAAATAATAAGAATAGGACAAATATACAGAACCAACTTCCTACTACTGTCATTGTAACAGGTAAACCCACTCTTCCATTTCCCATTGCTACCCCTAGAGGTAATTTTTCAAGAAACTCTGGAAGTGGAATGAAAAAAGCTATCTTTGGTCCTTCCACTAGAGGTGGAGTAATAAATGTTACGCTCATAAGAATCTCCTCTCTTTTTTATTTTAAGTACTTATCTTTCCATTTTAAAAGATTTTTATATAAAACCACTAGTAATATATTAAATTTTACATTTAACAAACCTATGGCAGTACCTAACATCATTGCTAAGTCAAAGAAATATGATGCTCCTGCTAAAACCAAAAGATATATAGCATATCTTTTTAGATATCCCAAAACTCCTGATTTAAAATTCGCTCCCTTGATTATACTTGTTTTTACATCTATGTATATCATATAAAAACAAAGGATAGAAACTAAAGAACCCCCAAACATTCCTATATATACTTCTCTACTTCTAATTAAAACTCCATAAATAAGAATTACTAAAGAAGTGATAGTTGAATTTTTTATAATTTTTTTTACCTCTTCCATAATTCTCCTTATTTTTTCATTATCATTCTATAAACGTTATAAAACCCACTTGCTACCCCTAAAAATAAAAAAATTATGAATAGCAACTGGCTTTTAAACAAAAATTTTTCTATTAATTTATAAATTCCTAAAGATACCAATATATTTCCCATTATTGTAAAACCTAAAGTTCCCAATAAGGCAAAATATTTAAAAAAATCTTTATTAAACTTTAACATTTTTATCACTTTTTTATTTATTTTTTAAAATATAAAAATATCTTTTCCCTGCCAAATCTTGATTTTCTTCACATTTCTCCAAAGAAAGACCTGAATTTTTTACACAGTCTTCAATCTCTTTGTAAGTAAATATTCTTTTTTCATAAAACTCATTTAGTCTATCATAAGTTCCATTTTTATTTTTTATAAAATATGAAGCCTCTATCTGATCTAAGTTTTCCTCTTCGTCATAAAAATGCTCCCATATCATTGCAAAATCTTTTCTTGAATCTGCATAAATATCATTTGGAAACATCTTTTCCATAAACTCTCTATCCACTACATCAAAAATATAGATACCATTTTCATTTAAAGAATTTTTTACACTATTAAACAAATCATTTAAATCTTCTAATGAAGTAAGATGATTTACTGTATCGAAAAATGAATAGATTACATCATATTTTTCATTTGTGTCAAACTCTCTCATATCTCCAAGAAATAGAGGAACATTTTTTCCTTTTAGTTTTATCTTAGCTTTTTTTAACATTCCCTCTGAAAGATCTAACCCAGAACATTGATATTTTTCACTAAGTCTTACTAAAGTCTCTCCTGTTCCACAACCTAAATCTAAAATTTTATTTCCTGATTGATTATAATCCTTAATATAACTTTCTAATAAAGAAACCCATTCATTATAATCACAAATTTCCATAAATTTATCATAAACTTTCGAAAAATTTTTATACATAAATATCCTCTATTTTTTATATCTTTTTTATATTATAATAATTTATTTTTTATATGATTAGGTAAAACTTAACATTCCACCTACAATATACCCATTATCTCACAAAATTTTTTATATAGCAAGTTAAATTAAATCTTTTAATTTTTTTATATTAAATTTTTCTTCCTGAAATATCAAATTTTAACCACACTTTTTTATGTAACATATTATCTTTCCACAGTTTCTTTGTCATCAGGTATATCCATTTTGAAATTTTTATAATCCATTGAGTGAGCGTAATTTTTCCCCCATTCTATCAAAGAGGTCAGAATCGGAATTAAACTTTTTCCACATTCGGTTAAAGAATATTCTACCTTTGGTGGTACGACTGGATAAACTTTTCTTGTTATAAGCATATCATTTTCTAATTCTCTCAACTGTCTTGTTAACATTCTTTCATTTATACTAGGAATAAATCTTTTTAAATCGCTGTGTCTTGCTACTCCATTATGATTTATGTAATATAAAATTATTGGTTTCCACTTTCCACCCATTATATCAAGTGTCATTTCAAAATAGCAGTTATATTGTTTTTTTAAATCCATATTCTCCCCTCCTCATATATTATTATAAAAAAAATTTTATTTTTTCTAATATAATATATTTTATAACTTACTGATAAAAAAGTAAATATGGACAAAAAAGACTGTACTTTACTTTAAATGATAATTATTTTATAATTGAAATATACACAATTTTTAAAAAAATAAAATTAAAAATTTTAAAATAAAGATATCTTTTCATTGTTATAATTTAAGGAGGGATAGTTATGAAAAAAGTTTTAATTGTTGGTGGAGTTGCTGGTGGAGCTTCTACTGCCACTAGACTTAGAAGATTAAATGAAGATTTAGAAATAATTTTATTTGAAAAAGGACAACACGTTTCTTTTGCCAATTGTGGTTTACCATATCATATTGGTGGAGTAATTGAAAATAGAGAAAGTTTATTAGTTCAAACTCCTGAAAGTTTAAAAGAAAGATTTAATCTTGATATAAGAGTTAATAGTGAGGTTATCTCAGTAAATTCTCAAGAAAAATCTGTAATGGTTAAAACTAAAAATGGAGAAGAGTACAAAGAATCTTTTGATTATCTTGTATTAGCTCCTGGAGCAAAACCTTTAGTTCCTCCTATTGATGGAATTGGCGGAAAAAATATCTATACTCTTAGAAATGTAACTGACCTTGATAAAATTATGGAAAAAATAAAATCTGTTAAAGAGGCTATTGTTATTGGTGGAGGATTTATCGGAGTAGAAGTTGCTGAAAATCTACAAGAGATAGGTATCACAACAACTCTTATAGAGGCTGCTCCTAATATATTAGCTCCTTTCGACAGCGAGATGTCAAATATTTTAGAGGCTCAGCTTGCAAACAACGGAATTAATCTACTAACAAATAATAAAGTTATAAAATTCCAAAATGAAGATGAAGAAGTTTTAGTTTCTCTTGAAAATGGAAATGTTATTAAAGGAGATATCGTAATTTTAGCTATTGGTGTTTCTCCTGATACAAAGTTTTTAAATAATTCTGGAATAAATCTTGGAGAGAGAGGTCATATATTAGTAAATGAGCATCTTGAAACTAACATAAAAGATATTTACGCCCTTGGAGATGCTATCCTTGTAAAACATTTTGTAACTGGTCAAGATGTGGCTATCGCCCTTGCTGGTCCTGCTAATAGACAAGGAAGAATTGTAGCTGGAAATATTTCTGGAAAAGATGAGATTTATAAAGGAAGTTTTGGAACTTCTATAATAAAAGTTTTTAATCTTACTGGAGGAGCTACTGGATTAAATGAAAGAAGTTTAAAATCTCTTGGTAAAAACTTTGAAAAAATCTATCTTCACCCTAATGACCACGCTGGATATTATCCAGGAGCTACACCTATCTCTATAAAACTTTTATATGAAAAAGAAACTAAAAAAGTTTTGGGAGCTCAAGCTGTTGGACTTAATGGTGTTGATAAATTTATAGATGTTATTGCAACGGTTCTTAAATTTAGAGGAACTATTGATGATTTGTCTGAACTTGATTTAGCTTATTCTCCACCTTATTCTTCTGCAAAATCTCCTGCAAATATGAGTGGATTTATTGGTCAAAATATAGAAGATGGTTTAATAGAGCAATCATATGTTGAAGATCTTGAAAATTTCGACAGAGAAAAACAAATAATTTTAGATGTAAGAGAAGAGCTTGAACTTATTGGCGGAAAATTTGAAAATTCTATAAATATTCCTCTTAGCCAATTAAGAAAAAGATTTTCTGAACTTCCAAAGGATAAAGAAATTTTAACTTATTGTGCTGTTGGGCTTAGAGGGTATATTGCTAGTAGATTTTTAATATCTAAAGGGTACAAAGTAAAAAATATTGCTGGTGGATTTAAAAGCAAATTATCTGAAATAAAAGTTTCAAAAAAAGAAATAAATAATGAAATAAAAAATGATAATAATACTCCCATTGATGAAAAAGATTATCTAAATCTTTCTGGACTTTCTTGCCCAGGACCACTTGTAAAAATAAAAAATAAAATCGACGAACTTAACCAAGACGATATTTTAAAAGTAAAAGTTACTGATCCAGGATTTTATAACGATATTCAAAGTTGGGCTAAGGTTACAAAAAATAGATTGGTTGAACTTAAAAAACAAGATAAAACAATCTATGCTACTTTACAAAAAGGTTTGGGAAATGAAATAAATTCTAATAACAAAGAAAATAAAATTATTGAAACTAATGATGCTATGACTATTGTAGTTTTTAGTGGAGAGCTAGACAAAGCTATCGCGGCATTTATTATTGCAAATGGAGCTTTAGCAATGGGAAAAAAAGTAACAATGTTCTTTACTTTCTGGGGATTATCAATCCTTAGAAAAAAATCTCTACCAAATAAATCAAGCTTAGAAAAAATGTTTGATATGATGCTTCCAAAAAATAGCAAAGGTTTACCTCTATCAAAAATGAACTTCTTCGGAATGGGATCTAAAATGATCAGAGATATAATGAATAGGAAAAATATTATGTCTCTTGAAGAACTTATGAAAAAAAGTATAGAAGATGGAGCTAACTTAGTGGCTTGTACTATGTCAATGGACGTTATGGGAATAAAAGAGGAAGAATTAGTTGATGGAATCTCTTTTGGTGGCGTAGGACAATATCTTGGTGAAGCTGACAAATCAAATAATAATCTGTTCATTTAACTTATCATAGTTTTTCTCAAAAATACTGGTATTTATTTTGCCAGTATTTTTTTATTTTTGTTGACAAATAAAAAAAATAGGAATATAATTATATTGTGCATATGCACAATATAAAAAAGGAGGAGATTTATGCCTAGATGTAAAAAAGTAAGATGTTGTAGAACTCTTAATGGTGAATATATTTTTAAACCAAATGGTATTCCTCTTTCTGAAACTGAAATAATTGAAATAGAGATTGATGAGCTTGAGGCTTTGAGACTCTGTGATTATGAAGGAAAAAATCAAATTGAAACTGCTGAGATTATGAAAGTTTCTAGGGGAACTATCCAAAGACTTTTAAATAGTGGAAGAAAAAAAATCTTAGAGGGACTTTTATACCAACAATCAATTAAACTAAAAAATACACATTTAGAATATACAAAAGAAAATATAGGAGATGATACTATGAGTAATGAAATTTTAAGAGTTGGATTTCCAACAAATGATGAAATAACTGTTGAGGAACATTTTGGACATTGTGCAAAATTTGCTGTATTCTCTATTGAAGACGGAAAAATTGTAAAAAAAGAAATACTTGTTGCACCTGAACACGCACCTGGAGTTTTCCCTAAATTTATCGCTGCTAATAATATAAATGTAGTTATAACAGGTGGAATGGGACAAAGAGCAATCGACCTTATAAAAGCTAACGGTGGAGAAGTTATACTTGGAGCTTGTGGAAATATTGAGGACGTTTTAAAAGTATATCTTGAAGGAGAACTTTACTCTAAAGGATCAGCTTGTACTCATCATCACCACGACCACGAATAATAATTTTTATAGCTACTGCTACAATTTTTGCAGTAGCTTTTTTATAAGGAGGAAAAATGAAACTTGCAATAGCACTTAAAGAAAATGATTACAATTCATTTGTTGATGAAAGATTTGGTAGAACACCTTTTTTTATTATTATTGATAGTGATACAAAGGAATTTGAAATAATAGAAAATGAGGCAAAAGATGAGGCAACAGATGCTGGATTAAAAGCTGTAAAAAATCTTTTAAAGTATGAAATAGATACGATAATAGCTAGAGAAATTGGACCAAAAGCTGGAGAGTTAATCTACGATTTAGAAATTCCTACTTTCAAATTTAAAGATTTAGAAAAAGTTGATGAAATAGTTAAGGCTTTCAACGAAAATACTCTAGAAAAATATGACCTTTCTTCAAAACCAATGGGGCTTAGAAAAGCTTAGGAGAGTGATTTTTTGAAACTTGCAATTTTAAGTGGTAAAGGTGGTACAGGTAAAACAACCGTAAGTTCAAACCTTGCCTATATTACAAAAAATCTTTTAATTGATACAGATATTGAAGAGCCTAACTCACATATATTTTTAAAACCAAAAGATATCGAAACTACTCCTTGCTTTACTCATTACCCAATAGTTGACGCTGAAAAATGTAATTTATGTGGAAAATGTGGGGATTTTTGTAGATTTAATGCTATTATTCCTAGTAGAAAAAAAGTTTTAGTTTTTGAAGAAAGTTGCCACGACTGTGGAGGTTGCGAAATTATTTGCGACTTCAAAGCTATCACTTATGAAAAAAGAGAGATTGGAAATATTTTCTCAGGAAAAACTTTTTTTAATTCTCCAATGAAATATGGAAAACTGAATATAGGTGAGATGTCTGGAGTAAAAATCATAAAAGATATTTATTCTAAAACTAAAGAATCTGATTTTATAATCGACTGCCCACCAGGGACATCTTGTACAACTGTGGCTTCTGTTGAAGTAGCTGATTTTGCAGTTATTGTTACTGAGCCATCTCCTTTTGGTCTTAGTGATATGAAACTTGTAGTGGAACTTTTAAAAGATTTAAAAATACCTTTTGGAATAATAATAAATAAATCTTTGGGAGATGATAGAGAAATTTTAAATTTTGCATTAGAAAATAAAATATCTATTCTTGGAAAAATCCCATTTGATAAAGATATTGCAAAAAATTATGCAAAGGGAGAGGTTTTATCTCATATAAGTCCAAAATATAAAGAGATTTTTGAAAATATCTTAAATGAGGTGAAGAAATATGAAATTTAATGAAATAGTTGTAATTTCTGGTAAAGGTGGTACTGGTAAAACCACTGTAACTGCTTCCCTTATTCCGTATTTTGATAATCTTATAATAGGAGATTGTGATGTTGATGCTCCCAACCTAAAAATACTACTTTCTCCAAAGGATCTAGAAAAAAAAGAGTTCTTTGGAATGAAAAAATTTGTAAGGGATATGTCTCTTTGTAAAGAGTGTGGAAAATGTTTTAAAGTTTGTAAATTTTCTGCCATTGATAATCCTACAAAATGTGAGGGTTGCGGAGTTTGTCAGATTGTTTGTCCATTTGGTGCTATAAAAGAGATAGACAATAAAGCTGGAAATCTTTTTATATCTGATACTTCCTATGGAGAGATGGTTCACGCCTCTCTTATTCCGGGAGAAGAAAATTCTGGAAAACTTGTGGCAGAGGTTAGAAAAACTACAAAATCCATAGCTGAAAGAGAAAATAAGCAAAATATTATTTTAGATGGGGCTCCGGGGATTGCTTGTAATGTTATAAGCTCTTTAACAGGTGTTAAAAAAGCTGTAGTAGTTGTAGAGCCTACACTTTCTGGACTTCACGATTTAGAGAGAGTTTTGGATTTAATAAAAAGATTTAGAATAGAGCCTTTTTTTATAATCAATAAATATGATTTATCTTTGGAGATTTCTGAGAAGTTAGAAAAATTCCTAAATAAAAAAAATTATAAAATCTCTGTAAAAATTCCTTTTAATAAAGAGATTTTTGATAGTATAAACCAAAAACAAATTCCTTCAAAATATATTCCAAAATTTTTTGAGGAAATTGACTTTGATAAATTAGCTGAAGATTTAAAAAAATAGCAGGATTGTTAGTCCTGCTATTTTTATATTATGCTAATTCAGCTTTTACTACATCAGCTATCTCATTAGCTATTCTTTTTACCATTTCTCCATCTTTTCCCTCAACCATTACTCTTACTATTGGCTCAGTTCCAGATGTTCTAACTAAAACTCTTCCTTGACTTGCCATCTCTTTTTCTTTTTCAAGAATTACAGCTTCTATTTTTTTATTAGAGCTCCATGAATTTTTAGCGCTATTATCTTTCGCTCTTACATTTATTAATACTTGTGGCCAATCTTTTATTTTTTCAACCACTTCAGCTAAAGATTTTCCAGAATCTCTTAATGTTTCAACTAATTTTAATGAAGTTTGAATTCCATCTCCAGTAGTTCCATAGTCTAGCATTATAATATGTCCTGATTGTTCTCCACCAAGATTTAGACCTTGAAGTTTCATTTTTTCAAGAACATATCTATCTCCAACATTTGCTCTTACTAAAACTATTCCATTTTCATTTAGGAAAGATTCAAGACCCATATTACTCATAACAGTTGTTACTACTCTATTTCCATTTAAAAGATTTTTCTTTTTCATTTCAACAGCAAGAGTAGCTATAACTTTATCTCCGTCTACTATATTTCCATTTTTATCAACAGCAATTAATCTGTCAGCATCTCCATCATAAGCAAGTCCTAAATCAGCCTCGTATCCAACAACAACTTTTGATAAAATTTCTGGGTGAGTAGAACCACATTTTACATTTATATTTGTTCCATTAGGAGCGTCATTTATAACTACAATTTCAGCTCCAAGTGATAAAAATACATCTTTTGCAGCTCTATAAGCTGAACCATTAGCTGCGTCTAATATGATTTTCATTCCTGAGAAATCACCTCTAACAATTGATTTTAAGTGATCTCTATATAGGAAATAATCATCTTGAGCATATTTGAATTTTCCTAATTCATCTCCAGCTATTGGATTTTTAGTTATTTCTTCTAAAGAATCCATATATCCTTCTAATTCTTCTTCTATTTCATCAGGAAGTTTGCAACCATCTTTTCCAAAAATTTTGATTCCATTGTCTTTTGCAGGATTGTGTGATGCAGATATCATTATTCCAGCTTCAGCTTCTTTTACTTGAGTGATATATGCAACTCCCGGTGTAGGAATTACACCAACGAAATCAATATTTATTCCCATTGAGTTTAATCCTGCTGTAAGAGCTGATCTTAACATATAACCAGATATTCTTGTGTCAGATCCCATTATAACTTTTATTTTTTTCTTATCAGGATTATTTTTCTTTAAATAATATCCCAAAGCATATCCAAGTCTCATTGCTAGATCTGCCGATAATTCTCTATTTGCCTCTCCTCTAATTCCATCTGTTCCAAAGTATTTTCTCATAATTTTTTACTCCTTCTCAATAATAATTTTTCTCCTATTATTCCGGTTATCAATCCAGATATACACCCTAGTATCAAAAATCCAAAGATGAAGAACATTATATATTTAGAATTGATATTTATATTTCTAAAAAGTAGAAAATATACAACCAATAGCTGAATAATATTGTGAGTCAACGCCGAAAGCATACTTATTGACACCAGTGTTAATTTATTTCTAAAATGATATAAAAATATCATTATTGAAAGACTACCCATTCCAGATACAAAACTTATAATAAATCCAGGGGTAAATAAAGTTCCCAGCATAAGTCCCTGAATTAATATTCTAAGTACAACAACTTCAACAGCCATTTGTTTACCAAATTTTTCCAGAGCTATTATTCCACCTATATTGGCAAGTCCTACTTTTAACCAAGGAAATGGTTTTGGTATCAATGTTTCAGCCAAAGAAAGATAAAGTGATAATAATATAAGTAAAATTAAATATTTCTCATATCTTTTTTTGTCCTTTACTGTATCCATCTATAACCCTCTTTATTTTTGCCACATCATTAAAATAGCACTTTCCCCAGTATCACTATAATAATTTTTTCTTTTTCCAACAACTGCAAAAGAATTTTTTTCATAAAATTTTATGGCACTCATATTATTTTCCCTTACTTCTAAAAAAATATCACGGTCTTTTCTTTTTACCTCATCTATCAGTAAACTAGCAATTCCCCTTTGTCTTACCTCTGGTAAAACTCCAATCTTCATAATTTCCAAAGAATCACTATTATCAAATAAAATAATATATCCTACCATTTTATCTTCTTCATCTTTTGCTGAGAAAAAACTATAAAGCTCTTTCTTCTGGTTCATTTCACAAAGTTCCTTGTAAGAATATCCACTAAACTTAAAGATCTCTTTTTCAAGTTTTGCAATATCCTCCATATTAGTTTCATTACAAATCTTATACATTTCTCTCTTACCCTATATTTATTTTTTATTAGTTCGTTAAAACCAACATTTTATTTATGATATTATAATATCATATTTTACCAAATCTTTAAATAATATTTTATTTTCTTATTTTAATAATTTTATTTTGTTAATAGGCCAAAATCTTACAAAAGCTTTTCCTCTTATTCTATCCTCTTTTACAAATCCCCACATTCTTGAATCATAACTTCCATTTGTATTATCTCCAAGAGCTAGATAATAATCATCTTCCAATGTAGTTTCAATAGTTTTTCCGTCCATAAGATCTTTTATAACTTTTTTATCGTGAACCAAATCAAGTATCATTCCTGTTCTTTCGCCATTTACATAAAATTCAAGACTTGGAATAGCCTCTTTTATCTCTCCTGGATTTTGAAGAAGTATATCTTGGATTCTTCCAACATTTATATTTCTTCTCATATATTCTTCTGTATAATTTCCTCCAGGTATAATAGTCACTTTGTCACCTTTTTTAGGAACAATCCAAGTATTATTTCCTAAATCTCCAAGTGGGGAATAATTTCTACTTTCTATTTTATTATTGTTTATATACAAATAATTATCTTTTATACAAACATTTTCTCCAGGAAGTCCCATTATTCTTTTTGTATAAAGAACTTTATTTTGAATAGGCTCTTTAAATACAACTATCTCTTCTCTTTTTGGAGCTCTAAATTTATATGAAACCATATTTCCAAAAAGTCTATCTTTTGGCATAATAGTTGGTTCCATTGAACCTGTTGGCACCATAAAATTTCCTAAATAAAATCTTTGAATAATAAGAACCAATACTATTGCTGTAATAATAGATTCAATTCCATTCAAAACAGATGCTATATTTTTTCTCTTTTTCTCCTCTACAATTCCCAACGAATCACAGATATTTTCAGAAAAATTTTCTATCATACTTTTT comes from the Fusobacterium perfoetens genome and includes:
- the glmM gene encoding phosphoglucosamine mutase, with amino-acid sequence MRKYFGTDGIRGEANRELSADLAMRLGYALGYYLKKNNPDKKKIKVIMGSDTRISGYMLRSALTAGLNSMGINIDFVGVIPTPGVAYITQVKEAEAGIMISASHNPAKDNGIKIFGKDGCKLPDEIEEELEGYMDSLEEITKNPIAGDELGKFKYAQDDYFLYRDHLKSIVRGDFSGMKIILDAANGSAYRAAKDVFLSLGAEIVVINDAPNGTNINVKCGSTHPEILSKVVVGYEADLGLAYDGDADRLIAVDKNGNIVDGDKVIATLAVEMKKKNLLNGNRVVTTVMSNMGLESFLNENGIVLVRANVGDRYVLEKMKLQGLNLGGEQSGHIIMLDYGTTGDGIQTSLKLVETLRDSGKSLAEVVEKIKDWPQVLINVRAKDNSAKNSWSSNKKIEAVILEKEKEMASQGRVLVRTSGTEPIVRVMVEGKDGEMVKRIANEIADVVKAELA
- a CDS encoding Gx transporter family protein, yielding MDTVKDKKRYEKYLILLILLSLYLSLAETLIPKPFPWLKVGLANIGGIIALEKFGKQMAVEVVVLRILIQGLMLGTLFTPGFIISFVSGMGSLSIMIFLYHFRNKLTLVSISMLSALTHNIIQLLVVYFLLFRNININSKYIMFFIFGFLILGCISGLITGIIGEKLLLRRSKKL
- the rimI gene encoding ribosomal protein S18-alanine N-acetyltransferase; protein product: MYKICNETNMEDIAKLEKEIFKFSGYSYKELCEMNQKKELYSFFSAKDEEDKMVGYIILFDNSDSLEIMKIGVLPEVRQRGIASLLIDEVKRKDRDIFLEVRENNMSAIKFYEKNSFAVVGKRKNYYSDTGESAILMMWQK
- the lepB gene encoding signal peptidase I — translated: MSRENFIFNIIFYIILSLFFLYLFVKEKTLSAKIKSMIENFSENICDSLGIVEEKKRKNIASVLNGIESIITAIVLVLIIQRFYLGNFMVPTGSMEPTIMPKDRLFGNMVSYKFRAPKREEIVVFKEPIQNKVLYTKRIMGLPGENVCIKDNYLYINNNKIESRNYSPLGDLGNNTWIVPKKGDKVTIIPGGNYTEEYMRRNINVGRIQDILLQNPGEIKEAIPSLEFYVNGERTGMILDLVHDKKVIKDLMDGKTIETTLEDDYYLALGDNTNGSYDSRMWGFVKEDRIRGKAFVRFWPINKIKLLK